One Mauremys mutica isolate MM-2020 ecotype Southern chromosome 9, ASM2049712v1, whole genome shotgun sequence DNA segment encodes these proteins:
- the LOC123376953 gene encoding 60S ribosomal protein L21-like, with protein sequence MTNTKGKRRGTRYMFSRPFRKHGVVPLATYMRIYKKGDIVDIMGMGTVQQGMPHKCYHGKTGRVFNITQHAVGIIVNKQVKGKILAKRINVRIEHIKHSKSRDSFLQRVKENERKKKEAKEKGTWFELKRQPAPPREAHFVRTNGKEPELLEPIPYEFMA encoded by the coding sequence ATGACAAACACaaaggggaaaaggagagggacACGTTATATGTTCTCGAGACCATTTCGCAAACATGGAGTTGTCCCTCTGGCCACCTATATGCGAATCTACAAGAAGGGTGATATTGTGGACATCATGGGCATGGGTACTGTTCAACAAGGTATGCCCCACAAGTGTTACCATGGCAAGACTGGAAGGGTATTTAACATTACTCAGCATGCTGTTGGCATTATCGTAAACAAACAGGTTAAGGGCAAGATTCTCGCCAAGAGAATAAATGTGCGTATTGAGCATATTAAGCATTCTAAGAGCAGAGACAGCTTCCTGCAGCGTGtgaaagaaaatgaaaggaagaaaaaggaagcaaagGAAAAAGGCACTTGGTTTGAACTGAAACGCCAGCCTGCTCCACCCAGAGAAGCACACTTTGTGAGAACCAATGGCAAAGAGCCAGAGCTTCTGGAGCCAATTCCCTATGAATTCATGGCATAg